A window of the Gossypium hirsutum isolate 1008001.06 chromosome A05, Gossypium_hirsutum_v2.1, whole genome shotgun sequence genome harbors these coding sequences:
- the LOC107904274 gene encoding splicing factor U2af large subunit B isoform X1 has product MTDCEETRHQGNGDNLENSYGGGSSPQPRSDDQKDSKSQHGSQDYERESSRSREKEREKVRDKEREKDRDRLRDRDRNREKDRDRDRHHRDRHRDRSRERSERRDRGRDRDDDDYYRSRDYDRRRDHDRDRKDRHGRSSRSHSRGRSEHRSTSRSRSRSRSRSKSKRVSGFDMAPPASAMLAAAAAAAATAGQIPGTSPTLPGVFPSIFPLATTQPFGALPVMPVQAMTQQATRHARRVYVGGLSPTANEQSVAIFFSQVMAAIGGNTAGPGDAVVNVYINHEKKFAFVEMRSVEEASNAMALDGIIFEGAPVKVRRPSDYNPSLAATLGPSQPSPNLNLAAVGLTQGSSGGLEGPDRIFVGGLPYYFTEAQIRELLESFGPLRGFDLVKDRETGNSKGYAFCVYQDLSVTDIACAALNGIKMGDKTLTIRRANQGATQPKPEQESVLQHAQQQIALQRLILQPQGVPTKVVCLTQALNVDDLRDDEEYEDIVEDMRQEGGKYGELVNVVIPRPNPNGEPSPGVGKVFLEYSDVEGSKKAQVAMNGRKFGGNQVIAVYYPENKFAEREYDG; this is encoded by the exons atgactgATTGCGAAGAAACGCGGCATCAAGGAAACGGCGATAACCTTGAAAACAGTTACGGGGGAGGGTCTTCTCCTCAGCCTCGTTCTGACGATCAAAAAGATTCTAAATCTCAG CATGGGTCTCAGGATTATGAGAGAGAGTCCTCTAGAAGTAGGGAAAAGGAGAGAGAGAAAGTGCGTGACAAGGAAAGGGAAAAAGATCGTGATCGCCTTAGGGATAGGGATAGGAACCGAGAAAAGGATCGTGATCGGGACCGCCATCACAGAGATCGTCATAGGGATCGTAGTAGGGAGCGTAGTGAGAGGAGGGATCGGGGAAGAGACAGGGATGATGATGATTATTATCGTAGTCGAGACTATGACAG AAGAAGGGACCATGACAGAGACAGGAAGGACAGGCATGGGCGCAGCTCCCGATCCCATTCGAGGGGTAGATCTGAACACAGATCAACGTCAAGATCTCGTTCTCGCTCACGCTCACGCTCAAAGAG TAAAAGAGTTAGTGGCTTTGACATGGCCCCTCCAGCTTCAGCAATGTTAGCTGCTGCTGCTGCAGCAGCTGCTACTGCAG GTCAGATTCCTGGGACTAGCCCGACCTTACCTGGAGTATTCCCTAGCATCTTTCCTCTTGCAACCACTCAG CCTTTTGGTGCTCTGCCTGTTATGCCAGTTCAGGCAATGACTCAGCAG GCTACTAGGCATGCTCGTCGGGTCTATGTTGGTGGGCTTTCTCCTACAGCCAATGAACAG TCTGTTGCGATATTCTTCAGCCAAGTCATGGCTGCAATTGGTGGAAACACTGCTGGTCCAG GTGATGCTGTTGTTAACGTCTACATAAACCATGAAAAGAAGTTTGCTTTTGTAGAGATGAGATCTGTCGAGGAGGCCAGTAATGCAATGGCTTTGGATGGGATAATATTCGAG GGTGCACCTGTGAAGGTGAGGAGGCCTAGTGACTACAATCCCTCGCTTGCTGCAACTCTTGGCCCAAGCCAGCCCAGTCCCAATCTTAATCTAGCTGCTGTGGGTCTAACTCAGGGCTCTTCTGGTGGACTTGAGGGTCCAGACCGCATATTTGTTGGTGGGCTTCCTTACTACTTCACAGAAGCACAGATCCGCGAGCTATTGGAGTCATTTGGGCCTCTTCGAGGGTTTGATCTGGTAAAAGATAGAGAAACTGGAAACTCGAAAGGCTATGCCTTTTGTGTTTATCAAGACCTGTCAGTCACAGATATAGCTTGTGCTGCTCTAAATGGAATTAAAATGGGTGATAAAACTCTCACCATTAGGCGAGCAAACCAGGGTGCTACCCAGCCTAAACCTGAGCAAGAGAGTGTACTCCAGCACGCACAACAGCAGATTGCTTTGCAG AGGCTTATTTTGCAACCACAAGGGGTGCCTACGAAAGTTGTTTGCTTGACTCAAGCACTTAATGTGGATGATCTCAGGGATGATGAGGAGTATGAAGACATTGTGGAAGACATGAGGCAAGAGGGTGGaaaatatg GTGAATTAGTGAATGTTGTCATTCCACGCCCAAATCCAAATGGAGAACCATCCCCAGGCGTAGGGAAG GTATTTCTGGAGTACTCAGATGTCGAAGGTTCCAAAAAAGCCCAAGTGGCTATGAATGGTCGGAAATTTGGTGGGAATCAAGTTATTGCTGTCTACTATCCGGAGAACAAGTTTGCAGAGAGGGAGTACGATGGCTAA
- the LOC107904274 gene encoding splicing factor U2af large subunit B isoform X2, whose translation MTDCEETRHQGNGDNLENSYGGGSSPQPRSDDQKDSKSQDYERESSRSREKEREKVRDKEREKDRDRLRDRDRNREKDRDRDRHHRDRHRDRSRERSERRDRGRDRDDDDYYRSRDYDRRRDHDRDRKDRHGRSSRSHSRGRSEHRSTSRSRSRSRSRSKSKRVSGFDMAPPASAMLAAAAAAAATAGQIPGTSPTLPGVFPSIFPLATTQPFGALPVMPVQAMTQQATRHARRVYVGGLSPTANEQSVAIFFSQVMAAIGGNTAGPGDAVVNVYINHEKKFAFVEMRSVEEASNAMALDGIIFEGAPVKVRRPSDYNPSLAATLGPSQPSPNLNLAAVGLTQGSSGGLEGPDRIFVGGLPYYFTEAQIRELLESFGPLRGFDLVKDRETGNSKGYAFCVYQDLSVTDIACAALNGIKMGDKTLTIRRANQGATQPKPEQESVLQHAQQQIALQRLILQPQGVPTKVVCLTQALNVDDLRDDEEYEDIVEDMRQEGGKYGELVNVVIPRPNPNGEPSPGVGKVFLEYSDVEGSKKAQVAMNGRKFGGNQVIAVYYPENKFAEREYDG comes from the exons atgactgATTGCGAAGAAACGCGGCATCAAGGAAACGGCGATAACCTTGAAAACAGTTACGGGGGAGGGTCTTCTCCTCAGCCTCGTTCTGACGATCAAAAAGATTCTAAATCTCAG GATTATGAGAGAGAGTCCTCTAGAAGTAGGGAAAAGGAGAGAGAGAAAGTGCGTGACAAGGAAAGGGAAAAAGATCGTGATCGCCTTAGGGATAGGGATAGGAACCGAGAAAAGGATCGTGATCGGGACCGCCATCACAGAGATCGTCATAGGGATCGTAGTAGGGAGCGTAGTGAGAGGAGGGATCGGGGAAGAGACAGGGATGATGATGATTATTATCGTAGTCGAGACTATGACAG AAGAAGGGACCATGACAGAGACAGGAAGGACAGGCATGGGCGCAGCTCCCGATCCCATTCGAGGGGTAGATCTGAACACAGATCAACGTCAAGATCTCGTTCTCGCTCACGCTCACGCTCAAAGAG TAAAAGAGTTAGTGGCTTTGACATGGCCCCTCCAGCTTCAGCAATGTTAGCTGCTGCTGCTGCAGCAGCTGCTACTGCAG GTCAGATTCCTGGGACTAGCCCGACCTTACCTGGAGTATTCCCTAGCATCTTTCCTCTTGCAACCACTCAG CCTTTTGGTGCTCTGCCTGTTATGCCAGTTCAGGCAATGACTCAGCAG GCTACTAGGCATGCTCGTCGGGTCTATGTTGGTGGGCTTTCTCCTACAGCCAATGAACAG TCTGTTGCGATATTCTTCAGCCAAGTCATGGCTGCAATTGGTGGAAACACTGCTGGTCCAG GTGATGCTGTTGTTAACGTCTACATAAACCATGAAAAGAAGTTTGCTTTTGTAGAGATGAGATCTGTCGAGGAGGCCAGTAATGCAATGGCTTTGGATGGGATAATATTCGAG GGTGCACCTGTGAAGGTGAGGAGGCCTAGTGACTACAATCCCTCGCTTGCTGCAACTCTTGGCCCAAGCCAGCCCAGTCCCAATCTTAATCTAGCTGCTGTGGGTCTAACTCAGGGCTCTTCTGGTGGACTTGAGGGTCCAGACCGCATATTTGTTGGTGGGCTTCCTTACTACTTCACAGAAGCACAGATCCGCGAGCTATTGGAGTCATTTGGGCCTCTTCGAGGGTTTGATCTGGTAAAAGATAGAGAAACTGGAAACTCGAAAGGCTATGCCTTTTGTGTTTATCAAGACCTGTCAGTCACAGATATAGCTTGTGCTGCTCTAAATGGAATTAAAATGGGTGATAAAACTCTCACCATTAGGCGAGCAAACCAGGGTGCTACCCAGCCTAAACCTGAGCAAGAGAGTGTACTCCAGCACGCACAACAGCAGATTGCTTTGCAG AGGCTTATTTTGCAACCACAAGGGGTGCCTACGAAAGTTGTTTGCTTGACTCAAGCACTTAATGTGGATGATCTCAGGGATGATGAGGAGTATGAAGACATTGTGGAAGACATGAGGCAAGAGGGTGGaaaatatg GTGAATTAGTGAATGTTGTCATTCCACGCCCAAATCCAAATGGAGAACCATCCCCAGGCGTAGGGAAG GTATTTCTGGAGTACTCAGATGTCGAAGGTTCCAAAAAAGCCCAAGTGGCTATGAATGGTCGGAAATTTGGTGGGAATCAAGTTATTGCTGTCTACTATCCGGAGAACAAGTTTGCAGAGAGGGAGTACGATGGCTAA
- the LOC107904274 gene encoding splicing factor U2af large subunit B isoform X4 — translation MPVQAMTQQATRHARRVYVGGLSPTANEQSVAIFFSQVMAAIGGNTAGPGDAVVNVYINHEKKFAFVEMRSVEEASNAMALDGIIFEGAPVKVRRPSDYNPSLAATLGPSQPSPNLNLAAVGLTQGSSGGLEGPDRIFVGGLPYYFTEAQIRELLESFGPLRGFDLVKDRETGNSKGYAFCVYQDLSVTDIACAALNGIKMGDKTLTIRRANQGATQPKPEQESVLQHAQQQIALQRLILQPQGVPTKVVCLTQALNVDDLRDDEEYEDIVEDMRQEGGKYGELVNVVIPRPNPNGEPSPGVGKVFLEYSDVEGSKKAQVAMNGRKFGGNQVIAVYYPENKFAEREYDG, via the exons ATGCCAGTTCAGGCAATGACTCAGCAG GCTACTAGGCATGCTCGTCGGGTCTATGTTGGTGGGCTTTCTCCTACAGCCAATGAACAG TCTGTTGCGATATTCTTCAGCCAAGTCATGGCTGCAATTGGTGGAAACACTGCTGGTCCAG GTGATGCTGTTGTTAACGTCTACATAAACCATGAAAAGAAGTTTGCTTTTGTAGAGATGAGATCTGTCGAGGAGGCCAGTAATGCAATGGCTTTGGATGGGATAATATTCGAG GGTGCACCTGTGAAGGTGAGGAGGCCTAGTGACTACAATCCCTCGCTTGCTGCAACTCTTGGCCCAAGCCAGCCCAGTCCCAATCTTAATCTAGCTGCTGTGGGTCTAACTCAGGGCTCTTCTGGTGGACTTGAGGGTCCAGACCGCATATTTGTTGGTGGGCTTCCTTACTACTTCACAGAAGCACAGATCCGCGAGCTATTGGAGTCATTTGGGCCTCTTCGAGGGTTTGATCTGGTAAAAGATAGAGAAACTGGAAACTCGAAAGGCTATGCCTTTTGTGTTTATCAAGACCTGTCAGTCACAGATATAGCTTGTGCTGCTCTAAATGGAATTAAAATGGGTGATAAAACTCTCACCATTAGGCGAGCAAACCAGGGTGCTACCCAGCCTAAACCTGAGCAAGAGAGTGTACTCCAGCACGCACAACAGCAGATTGCTTTGCAG AGGCTTATTTTGCAACCACAAGGGGTGCCTACGAAAGTTGTTTGCTTGACTCAAGCACTTAATGTGGATGATCTCAGGGATGATGAGGAGTATGAAGACATTGTGGAAGACATGAGGCAAGAGGGTGGaaaatatg GTGAATTAGTGAATGTTGTCATTCCACGCCCAAATCCAAATGGAGAACCATCCCCAGGCGTAGGGAAG GTATTTCTGGAGTACTCAGATGTCGAAGGTTCCAAAAAAGCCCAAGTGGCTATGAATGGTCGGAAATTTGGTGGGAATCAAGTTATTGCTGTCTACTATCCGGAGAACAAGTTTGCAGAGAGGGAGTACGATGGCTAA
- the LOC107904274 gene encoding splicing factor U2af large subunit B isoform X3 — protein MKVFLIIRGQIPGTSPTLPGVFPSIFPLATTQPFGALPVMPVQAMTQQATRHARRVYVGGLSPTANEQSVAIFFSQVMAAIGGNTAGPGDAVVNVYINHEKKFAFVEMRSVEEASNAMALDGIIFEGAPVKVRRPSDYNPSLAATLGPSQPSPNLNLAAVGLTQGSSGGLEGPDRIFVGGLPYYFTEAQIRELLESFGPLRGFDLVKDRETGNSKGYAFCVYQDLSVTDIACAALNGIKMGDKTLTIRRANQGATQPKPEQESVLQHAQQQIALQRLILQPQGVPTKVVCLTQALNVDDLRDDEEYEDIVEDMRQEGGKYGELVNVVIPRPNPNGEPSPGVGKVFLEYSDVEGSKKAQVAMNGRKFGGNQVIAVYYPENKFAEREYDG, from the exons ATGAAGGTTTTTTTAATCATCAGAG GTCAGATTCCTGGGACTAGCCCGACCTTACCTGGAGTATTCCCTAGCATCTTTCCTCTTGCAACCACTCAG CCTTTTGGTGCTCTGCCTGTTATGCCAGTTCAGGCAATGACTCAGCAG GCTACTAGGCATGCTCGTCGGGTCTATGTTGGTGGGCTTTCTCCTACAGCCAATGAACAG TCTGTTGCGATATTCTTCAGCCAAGTCATGGCTGCAATTGGTGGAAACACTGCTGGTCCAG GTGATGCTGTTGTTAACGTCTACATAAACCATGAAAAGAAGTTTGCTTTTGTAGAGATGAGATCTGTCGAGGAGGCCAGTAATGCAATGGCTTTGGATGGGATAATATTCGAG GGTGCACCTGTGAAGGTGAGGAGGCCTAGTGACTACAATCCCTCGCTTGCTGCAACTCTTGGCCCAAGCCAGCCCAGTCCCAATCTTAATCTAGCTGCTGTGGGTCTAACTCAGGGCTCTTCTGGTGGACTTGAGGGTCCAGACCGCATATTTGTTGGTGGGCTTCCTTACTACTTCACAGAAGCACAGATCCGCGAGCTATTGGAGTCATTTGGGCCTCTTCGAGGGTTTGATCTGGTAAAAGATAGAGAAACTGGAAACTCGAAAGGCTATGCCTTTTGTGTTTATCAAGACCTGTCAGTCACAGATATAGCTTGTGCTGCTCTAAATGGAATTAAAATGGGTGATAAAACTCTCACCATTAGGCGAGCAAACCAGGGTGCTACCCAGCCTAAACCTGAGCAAGAGAGTGTACTCCAGCACGCACAACAGCAGATTGCTTTGCAG AGGCTTATTTTGCAACCACAAGGGGTGCCTACGAAAGTTGTTTGCTTGACTCAAGCACTTAATGTGGATGATCTCAGGGATGATGAGGAGTATGAAGACATTGTGGAAGACATGAGGCAAGAGGGTGGaaaatatg GTGAATTAGTGAATGTTGTCATTCCACGCCCAAATCCAAATGGAGAACCATCCCCAGGCGTAGGGAAG GTATTTCTGGAGTACTCAGATGTCGAAGGTTCCAAAAAAGCCCAAGTGGCTATGAATGGTCGGAAATTTGGTGGGAATCAAGTTATTGCTGTCTACTATCCGGAGAACAAGTTTGCAGAGAGGGAGTACGATGGCTAA